The following proteins are co-located in the Penaeus monodon isolate SGIC_2016 chromosome 10, NSTDA_Pmon_1, whole genome shotgun sequence genome:
- the LOC119577821 gene encoding chromodomain-helicase-DNA-binding protein Mi-2 homolog isoform X13, which yields MPSDVEETEYREEEEEQGEGEEEEQDQGDSNEEEQDEEWGGGKRKRKKSKKRKSSRGERGRKKRKKKDESESEGEYEEEGGRVDSDNQEETPKGRGRGKGRGRPPATPTATVPESNDFTGGGDQMPTVAEVCESFGLNDVELEYTDSDFQNLTTYKLFQQHVRPLLAKENPRVPVSKLMMLVAAKWREFTARNQQQEEEEEDEIVEEEEEEEPEPAPITPKGRGRPRKAKVDEEVEEDFDDDSEGVGKKKRGRKRTATAEGKSKKGGKVPTLKIKLGKRKKDTSEDESSQDSDAEFEQMLAEAEDMNKAEDEAEQQNAPKKKAKTKIGNKNKRKKRMKAKDEDGYETDHQSPPNQDYCEVCQQGGEIILCDTCPKAYHLVCLEPELEEAPEGKWSCPTCESEGVKEEDEHMEYCKVCKDGGELLCCDSCVNAYHTYCLSPPLFEVPEGEWTCQRCACEPLPGKVQKILFWRYVDPPKPPENWKEIVGDKWEKYQFKQLREFLVKWVDMSYWHCSWISELMLDVHHPQMLRSYFKKFDPDEPPVPGMDDDDEVGSQRRGKSIDPNSLEERYYKYGIKSTWLKIHRVLNHRSLRDGTIQYLVKWRDLPYDQATWEDEDEEIIGLKTAIEFYHDLRAACNADAVGKSKKGKKKGKARARELGEEDREPSSPRRYTPPPDKPVTNLSKKWEKQPDYLDMTGLSLHEYQLEGVNWLRYSWGQGTDTILADEMGLGKTIQTIAFLYSLYKEGHSKGPFLVAVPLSTIINWEREFEMWAPDFYVVTYVGDRESRSMIREHELSFEEGAVRSASKATRIRTTNVKFNVLLTSYEMISMDQACLGSLEWACLVVDEAHRLKSNQSKFFRVLNQYNIVYRLLLTGTPLQNNLEELFHLLNFLCPEKFSDLSSFQNEFEDIAKEDQIKKLHDLLGPHMLRRLKTDVLKNMPTKSEFIIRVELSPLQKKYYKYILTRNFEALNSRGGGQQVSLLNIVMDLKKCCNHPYLFPAAAEEAPKLPNGMYVSRDLVKASGKFILLESMLEKLKRDGHRVLIFSQMTRMLDVLEDFCEGMGYKYERIDGGITGQARQEAIDRFNAPGAQQFIFLLSTRAGGLGINLATADTVIIYDSDWNPHNDIQAFSRAHRIGQANKVMIYRFVTRNSVEERVTQVAKRKMMLTHLVVRPGMGSKATNFSKQELDDILRFGTEELFKEEEGKEDEAIHYDNQAIEELLDRTKEGIEQKENWANEYLSSFKVASYVTKEGEEEEMEDVEVLKQEADNTDSLYWERLLRHHFEQQQEDLARTLGKGKRVRKQVNYNDAADGREDLSWQEQGSDYNSDFSMPSDNDNDDEFDEKNETEGGRRSRRRGDRGDRDRPLPPLLARVGGNIEVLGFNARQRKAFLNAVMRYGMPPQEAFNSQWLVRDLRGKSEKCFRAYTSLFMRHLCEPGNDNAETFADGVPREGLSRQHVLTRIGVMSLIRKKISEFETINGHYSMPEALNRPVEPAVVDGGKSNGTSASGTPATSVTPSPAPSVKGESEDKEEDKKEEAKKEDDKKAEDKEKKDEKETEKEEEKKEEKVEKKEEEKTEGEKEKKDEPAETPEVKAEEEEKKETEQTEKKEEPEKMEVEETKKEEEKKEEVKMETEEKEQKEEQKTEEKEEAEVKAEKVEKTEEDKEAEKKEEVKKEEEEKEDEKDKEKEKEKEGDKDKDKDKDKKEEDDKKDSKKKDVDSVAKRKFMFNIADGGFTELHTLWQNEEKAAVPGREYEIWHRRHDYWLLAGIVTHGYGRWQDIQNDVRFAIINEPFKMDVGKGNFLEIKNKFLARRFKQLLEQALVIEEQLRRAAFLNLQQDPHHPACTLNARFAEVECLAESHQHLSKESLAGNKPANAVLNKVLNQLEELLSDMKSDVTRLPASLARIPPVAQRLQMSERSILSRLASGAGNVDKSAQGAGEGQISTTFPGGFTPTGALPTLGNANFANFRPQYSLPGAATGPGVPSVQVSSLQSLGASLHMLAASNPLLDPHLSMQQPPTSHSGAISAATRASLLLHQQQQQQLQQHSGDTKNLIYLD from the exons aggaggaggaggaacaaggggaaggggaagaagaagaacaagatcaAGGTGATTCaaatgaagaagaacaagatGAAGAGTGGGGTGGAGGAAAACGGAaacgaaagaaaagtaaaaagagaaagtcCTCACGCGGTGAGCGTGGgcggaaaaaacgaaagaagaaagatgagagtgagagt GAAGGTGAATATGAAGAAGAGGGTGGCCGTGTTGACTCAGACAATCAAGAAGAAACCCCAAAAGGAAGGGGTCGTGGAAAAGGACGTGGGAGGCCTCCTGCAACTCCCACAGCAACTGTACCAGAATCAA ATGATTTCACAGGTGGAGGAGATCAAATGCCAACAGTTGCTGAGGTGTGTGAAAGCTTTGGGCTGAATGATGTCGAATTGGAGTACACTGACTCAGATTTTCAGAACCTTACAACTTACAAGTTGTTCCAGCAACATGTACGTCCACTTCTGGCTAAGGAAAATCCAAGG GTACCAGTGTCTAAGTTGATGATGTTGGTAGCTGCAAAGTGGCGTGAATTCACGGCTCGCAATCagcagcaggaagaggaggaggaagatgaaattgtagaagaggaggaagaagaggaaccaGAACCAGCACCG ATAACACCCAAGGGTCGGGGACGCCCTAGAAAAGCCAAGGTAgatgaagaagtagaggaagactttgatgatgatagtgaaggcGTTGGTAAGAAAAAACGTGGCCGAAAACGCACTGCTACAGcagaagggaaaagcaaaaagggtGGAAAAGTTCCAACTTTGAAGATTAAgttagggaagaggaagaaggacacCTCG GAGGATGAATCAAGCCAAGACAGTGATGCAGAGTTTGAGCAAATGCTGGCTGAGGCAGAGGACATGAACAAGGCAGAAGATGAGGCAGAACAGCAAAATGCACCCAAAAAGAAAGCCAAAACCAAGATTGGCaacaaaaataaacgtaaaaaacgTATGAAGGCTAAAGATGAGGATGGATACGAAACCGATCATCAA TCTCCCCCAAATCAGGATTACTGCGAGGTATGTCAGCAGGGTGGTGAGATCATCCTTTGTGACACTTGTCCTAAGGCTTACCATCTGGTGTGTCTTGAACCAGAATTGGAAGAGGCTCCTGAGGGCAAGTGGTCATGCCCCACTTGTGAGTCAGAGGGAGTCAAGGAAGAAGATGAACATATGGAGTACTGTAAAGTTTGTAAG GATGGTGGTGAACTTCTTTGCTGTGATTCATGTGTGAATGCATACCATACATATTGCTTGTCGCCACCCTTGTTTGAAGTACCTGAAGGAGAATGGACTTGTCAGCGCTGTGCTTGTGAGCCTTTGCCAGGAAAAGTCCAGAAGATCCTATTCTGGAG ATATGTTGACCCTCCAAAGCCACCAGAGAATTGGAAGGAGATTGTTGGAGACAAATGGGAAAAATATCAGTTCAAACAGTTGCGCGAGTTTTTGGTGAAGTGGGTTGACATGTCCTACTGGCACTGCTCTTGGATTTCAGAACTCATGCTGGATGTACATCATCCTCAG ATGTTGCGTTCATACTTCAAAAAGTTTGATCCAGATGAGCCTCCTGTACCtggtatggatgatgatgatgaagtaggtTCACAAAGACGTGGCAAAAGCATTGATCCGAACTCCTTGGAAGAAAG ATATTACAAATATGGAATCAAGTCCACCTGGTTGAAAATCCATCGTGTGTTGAACCATCGTTCTTTACGGGATGGAACCATACAGTATCTTGTGAAATGGCGAGACTTACCCTATGACCAAGCTACatgggaagatgaggatgaggagattATTGGcttaaaaactgcaattgagtttTATCATGATCTGAGAGCAGCATGTAATGCTGATGCTG TTGGTAagagtaagaaggggaaaaagaaaggcaaggCAAGGGCACGAGAATTGGGTGAGGAAGATCGTGAGCCCTCTTCACCCCGGCGATACACTCCTCCTCCTGATAAACCAGTAACCAACCTCAGTAAGAAGTGGGAGAAGCAGCCAGACTACTTGGACATGACTGGGCTCTCACTTCACGAGTATCAGCTTGAGGGTGTGAATTGGTTAAG ATATTCTTGGGGTCAGGGAACAGACACCATCTTGGCCGATGAGATGGGTCTTGGAAAGACAATTCAGACAATTGCATTTTTGTATTCACTGTACAAAGAAGGACACTCCAAAGGTCCCTTCCTTGTTGCTGTCCCACTCTCCACCATCATAAATTGGGAAAGAGAGTTTGAGATGTGGGCCCCAGATTTCTATGTTGTCACATATGTAGGCGACAGAGAATCACGATCTATGATTCGTGAGCACGAATTGTCATTTGAAGAAGGAGCAGTGCGAAGTGCATCAAAAGCCACACGTATCCGTACAACAAATGTAAAGTTCAATGTACTTCTAACTTCCTATGAGATGATATCTATGGATCAAGCTTGCTTAGGATCATTAGAGTGGGCCTGCTTGGTTGTAGATGAAGCTCACAGATTGAAGAGTAACCAGTCTAag TTCTTCCGTGTGCTGAACCAGTACAACATCGTTTATCGTCTTCTTTTAACTGGAACCCCACTTCAAAACAACCTGGAGGAACTTTTCCATTTACTCAACTTCTTGTGTCCTGAAAAATTCTCTGATCTATCTTCCTTCCAAAATGAATTTGAAGATATTGCAAAAGAAGATCAGATTAAGAAACTACATGATTTACTTGGACCTCACATGTTGAGAAGATTGAAGACTGATGTACTCAAG AACATGCCAACCAAGTCAGAGTTCATCATTCGTGTGGAGTTATCACCACTGCAGAAGAAATACTACAAATACATTCTTACTCGTAATTTTGAGGCCCTTAACTCAAGAGGAGGAGGCCAACAG GTTTCTTTGCTCAACATTGTTATGGATCTGAAGAAGTGTTGCAACCATCCATACCTCTTCCCAGCAGCAGCAGAAGAGGCCCCTAAACTGCCAAATGGGATGTATGTAAGCAGAGACCTTGTGAAGGCCAGTGGCAAGTTCATTCTCTTGGAGAGTATGTTGGAGAAGCTCAAACGTGATGGTCATCG tGTGTTGATTTTCTCTCAGATGACAAGGATGTTGGATGTCCTGGAAGACTTCTGTGAGGGCATGGGCTACAAATATGAAAGAATTGATGGTGGCATCACTGGTCAAGCTCGTCAAGAGGCCATTGATAG GTTCAATGCTCCAGGTGCCCagcagtttattttcttattgtctaCTCGTGCGGGTGGTTTAGGTATCAACTTGGCCACTGCAGATACTGTCATCATCTACGATTCAGATTGGAATCCACATAACGATATTCAAGCTTTCTCCAGAGCTCATCGTATTGGTCAGGCAAATAAG GTGATGATTTACCGGTTTGTGACTCGTAACTCTGTGGAGGAAAGAGTCACACAGGTTGCCAAGAGAAAGATGATGTTGACCCACTTGGTTGTCCGTCCTGGAATGGGATCAAAAGCCACAAACTTCTCCAAACAAGAATTGGATGATATCTTGAG GTTTGGTACTGAAGAACTTTTCaaagaggaggagggcaaggaggaTGAAGCTATCCATTATGATAACCAGGCAATTGAGGAACTCCTTGACCGTACAAAGGAGGGTATTGAACAGAAGGAGAACTGGGCTAATGAGTACCTCAGCTCTTTCAAGGTTGCTTCATATGTTaccaaagaaggggaagag gaggaaatggaggatgtTGAGGTTTTGAAGCAAGAAGCAGATAATACAGATTCCCTTTACTGGGAACGACTTTTGCGCCATCACTTCGAGCAACAACAGGAAGATCTGGCAAGAACACTTGGAAAGGGTAAACGAGTCAGGAAACAG GTGAACTATAACGATGCAGCAGATGGTAGAGAAGATCTTAGCTGGCAAGAACAAGGATCAGACTACAACTCTGACTTCTCCATGCcatcagataatgataatgatgatgaatttgatgaaaagaatgaaa CTGAAGGAGGTCGTAGATCACGCCGTCGTGGTGACAGAGGTGACCGTGATCGTCCATTGCCACCACTTCTTGCCCGAGTTGGAGGAAATATTGAA GTTCTGGGATTCAATGCCAGACAGCGCAAGGCTTTCCTTAATGCAGTTATGCGTTATGGAATGCCCCCTCAAGAAGCCTTCAACTCTCAATG gttggTTCGAGACCTTCGAGGCAAGAGTGAGAAGTGCTTCAGAGCATACACATCTCTCTTCATGCGCCATTTGTGTGAACCTGGTAATGACAATGCTGAAACATTTGCTGATGGAGTGCCTCGTGAAGGATTAAGTAGACAACACGTTCTCACCAGAATCGGAGTGATGTCACTCATTCGCAAAAAG ATTTCAGAGTTTGAGACAATCAATGGCCATTACTCAATGCCAGAAGCTCTAAATAGGCCTGTTGAGCCAGCTGTAGTTGATGGTGGCAAAAGCAATGGAACATCTGCTTCTG GCACACCAGCAACAAGTGTAACTCCATCTCCAGCACCATCTGTGAAGGGAGAATCAGAAGACAAGGAAGAGGACAAAAAGGAAGAAGCTAAGAAAGAAGATGACAAGAAGgctgaagataaagaaaagaaggatgaaaaggagacagaaaaggaagaagaaaagaaggaagagaaggtagaaaagaaggaggaagaaaaaactgaaggagaaaaagaaaag AAGGATGAACCTGCTGAAACCCCAGAAGtgaaggcagaggaagaagaaaagaaggaaacagaacaaactgagaagaaggaggaaccaGAGAAGATGGAAGTAGAGGAGaccaagaaggaagaggagaagaaggaggaagtgaaaatggaaactgaagaaaaagaacagaaggaagaacagaagactgaagagaaggaagag GCTGAGGTCAAGGCTGAAAAAGTTGAGAAGacagaggaggataaggaggctgaaaagaaggaagaagtcaagaaagaggaggaggagaaggaagatgagaaagacaaagagaaagaaaaggagaaggaaggagataaagataaGGACAAGGACaaagataagaaggaggaagatgataagAAAGATTCCAAGAAGAAGGATGTGGATTCCGTGGCAAAGAGAAAGTTCATGTTCAACATTGCTGATGGTGGGTTCACTGAGCTGCACACACTGTGGCAAAACGAGGAAAAGGCAGCTGTTCCCGGCCGCGAGTATGAGATCTGGCACCGCAG aCATGATTATTGGCTGCTTGCTGGTATTGTTACCCATGGGTATGGAAGGTGGCAAGACATCCAGAACGATGTCAGGTTTGCCATCATCAATGAGCCATTCAAGATGGATGTGGGCAAGGGTAATTTCTTGGAAATTAAGAACAAATTCCTTGCCAGAAGGTTCAAG CAGCTGTTAGAGCAAGCACTGGTCATTGAGGAACAGCTGCGTCGTGCAGCATTCCTTAACTTGCAACAGGATCCTCATCATCCTGCGTGTACCTTGAATGCTCGTTTCGCTGAAGTGGAATGTCTGGCTGAATCACACCAGCACCTCAGCAAGGAGTCCCTGGCTGGAAATAAGCCAGCAAATGCAGTCCTAAATAAG GTGCTGAACCAGCTGGAAGAGCTGCTGTCAGACATGAAGTCTGATGTCACACGGTTACCTGCTTCCCTTGCTCGTATTCCCCCTGTGGCCCAGCGTCTCCAAATGTCTGAGCGTTCTATCCTATCTCGCCTGGCCTCAGGCGCGGGTAATGTGGACAAAAGCGCTCAAGGAGCAGGTGAGG GTCAGATTTCGACCACATTCCCCGGTGGCTTCACCCCTACTGGTGCGCTGCCAACCCTGGGTAACGCCAACTTTGCTAACTTCCGACCCCAATATTCACTACCGGGAGCTGCAACAGGACCAG GTGTGCCATCTGTGCAGGTGAGCAGCCTCCAGAGCCTGGGTGCAAGCCTTCACATGCTTGCTGCCTCCAACCCTCTACTGGACCCACACTTGAGCATGCAGCAGCCCCCAACCTCTCACAGTGGGGCAATATCTGCTGCCACTCGAGCATCCCTTCTTCTTcaccaacagcaacagcagcaactcCAGCAGCATTCAGGAGACACAAAAAACCTGATATACTTGGATTAG